A section of the Pseudanabaena mucicola str. Chao 1806 genome encodes:
- a CDS encoding acetolactate synthase large subunit — MNTAELLVKCLENEGVEYIFGLPGEENMAVLNALENSSIKFITTRHEQGAAFMADVYGRLTGKPGVCLSTLGPGATNLMTGVADANLDCAPLIAITGQVGTDRMHTNSHQYLDLVAMFEPVTKWNAQIVRPSITPEIVRKAFKIAQSEKSGAVHIDLPENIAGMEVDAKPLLVKDDRHPMYASYRSLSEAAILIAQAKNPLILVGNGAIRSHASQAVTDFATRLNIPVANTFMGKGVIPYRHPLALWTLGLQQRDIINCAFDETDLVIAVGYDLIEYSPKKWNPNSTIPIIHIAELSSEVDSSYMPQVEIVGDISDSLVEIMHRCDRSGMPNPHAIALRPQILATYEQYAHDEGFPIKPQKLIYDLRQVMGAEDVVISDVGAHKMWMARHYHCDRPNTCIISNGFAAMGIAIPGAIAAKLVHPDRRIVAVTGDGGFMMNMQELETATRIGTNFVTLIFNDGGYGLIEWKQQIHYGKSAFIKFGNPDFVKLAESMGLKGYRVNSAINLIPVLKDALEQNVPTVIDCIVDYRENMRFSRKEGELSCPL; from the coding sequence ATGAATACCGCAGAACTATTAGTCAAATGTTTAGAGAATGAAGGAGTCGAATATATTTTTGGACTTCCTGGGGAAGAGAATATGGCAGTTCTCAATGCCCTTGAGAATTCATCGATTAAATTTATAACTACTCGCCATGAACAGGGTGCAGCATTCATGGCAGATGTCTATGGCAGACTTACGGGTAAACCTGGGGTATGTCTATCAACGCTCGGACCAGGAGCTACAAATTTAATGACAGGCGTTGCTGATGCGAACTTGGACTGCGCTCCCTTAATTGCGATTACAGGACAGGTGGGAACTGATCGGATGCACACTAATTCCCATCAATATCTTGATTTGGTTGCCATGTTTGAGCCTGTGACCAAATGGAATGCTCAAATAGTACGCCCTAGTATCACTCCTGAAATTGTGCGTAAAGCCTTTAAAATTGCTCAGTCGGAGAAGTCAGGAGCCGTACATATTGACTTACCCGAAAATATTGCTGGCATGGAAGTTGATGCAAAACCTTTATTGGTTAAAGATGATCGCCATCCCATGTATGCTTCCTATCGCAGTCTTTCCGAAGCCGCCATCCTGATTGCACAGGCAAAAAATCCTCTAATTTTGGTGGGGAATGGGGCAATTCGTTCTCATGCTAGCCAAGCTGTAACTGACTTCGCCACACGCTTAAATATCCCCGTCGCCAATACTTTCATGGGCAAAGGGGTGATTCCCTATCGTCACCCTCTAGCCCTATGGACATTGGGCTTACAGCAAAGGGATATTATCAACTGTGCTTTTGATGAAACGGATTTGGTAATTGCAGTTGGCTATGACCTTATTGAGTATTCACCAAAGAAGTGGAATCCTAATAGTACAATTCCCATTATTCACATTGCTGAATTATCGTCGGAAGTCGATAGTAGCTATATGCCACAGGTAGAAATCGTCGGCGATATTTCTGATTCGCTTGTAGAAATTATGCACCGTTGCGATCGCTCAGGAATGCCTAATCCTCACGCGATCGCCTTACGCCCTCAAATTCTCGCCACCTACGAGCAATACGCCCATGATGAAGGCTTCCCAATTAAGCCACAAAAGCTCATTTATGATTTGCGGCAGGTGATGGGAGCCGAGGATGTAGTCATTTCCGATGTGGGCGCACATAAAATGTGGATGGCACGGCATTACCACTGCGATCGCCCCAATACCTGTATCATTTCCAATGGTTTTGCTGCTATGGGTATCGCCATTCCGGGGGCGATCGCTGCCAAATTAGTACATCCTGATCGTAGAATTGTCGCCGTGACGGGTGATGGTGGGTTCATGATGAATATGCAGGAACTAGAAACAGCTACCCGTATTGGTACCAACTTTGTCACTTTGATCTTCAATGATGGCGGTTATGGACTGATCGAATGGAAGCAACAGATTCATTATGGAAAGTCTGCATTTATTAAGTTTGGGAATCCTGACTTTGTGAAACTTGCTGAGAGTATGGGGCTAAAAGGCTATCGAGTTAATTCAGCTATCAACCTGATCCCAGTGCTTAAGGATGCTCTCGAACAGAATGTACCAACGGTAATTGATTGTATTGTGGACTACCGCGAAAATATGCGCTTCTCCCGCAAGGAAGGTGAATTATCTTGTCCCCTTTAA
- a CDS encoding fatty acid desaturase, protein MSSTTIHRINLENPLTDNSSTSQTELPFTFQDVKNAIPAEFFVPNVWRSLAYFFADTAIIVGLYAAAIYIDAWWFYPIFWFATGTMFWAFFVVGHDCGHGSFSRLKWLNNLIGHITHISILVPYHGWRISHRTHHQNTGNIDTDESWYPITETQYKEMDWLGKFIRFDALLFAYPLYLFKRSPARPAASHFMPNNDLFRESETVDIITSTTLWLAMVGFLGYLGITYGFLFLFKFYIVPYLVFVVWLDLVTYLHHTETDIPWYRGKDWYFLKGALSTIDRDYGIFNNIHHNIGTHVAHHIFIGIPHYHLKDATEAIKPVLGKYYRVSNLPIWKSFFTSQQECVFVPDSGTGVYYQSAKD, encoded by the coding sequence GTGTCGTCTACGACTATTCATCGGATCAATCTAGAAAATCCACTTACTGATAACTCTTCTACATCACAAACTGAACTTCCATTTACCTTTCAGGATGTAAAAAATGCCATTCCTGCTGAATTTTTTGTTCCCAATGTATGGCGATCGCTCGCCTATTTTTTTGCAGATACTGCCATTATTGTAGGCTTATATGCGGCAGCTATATATATTGATGCTTGGTGGTTTTATCCAATTTTCTGGTTTGCCACTGGGACAATGTTTTGGGCTTTCTTTGTCGTTGGTCATGACTGCGGACATGGTTCCTTCTCACGTTTGAAATGGCTCAATAACTTAATTGGTCATATTACTCACATTTCTATTTTGGTTCCCTATCACGGTTGGCGCATTAGCCATCGTACTCACCACCAAAATACAGGCAATATTGACACCGATGAAAGTTGGTATCCTATTACCGAGACTCAGTACAAGGAAATGGATTGGCTTGGTAAATTTATTCGCTTTGATGCCCTGTTGTTTGCTTATCCTCTTTACCTATTTAAGCGATCGCCTGCTCGTCCTGCTGCTTCTCATTTCATGCCGAATAATGATCTCTTCCGTGAGTCAGAAACCGTAGACATTATTACTAGCACTACCCTTTGGTTAGCAATGGTGGGATTTTTGGGCTACTTAGGCATTACCTATGGATTCTTATTCTTATTTAAGTTCTATATCGTTCCCTATTTAGTCTTTGTTGTATGGTTAGATCTTGTTACCTACCTCCATCACACAGAAACTGATATTCCTTGGTATCGTGGCAAAGATTGGTATTTCTTGAAGGGAGCACTTTCAACGATTGATCGTGATTATGGTATTTTCAATAATATCCATCACAATATTGGTACTCACGTTGCCCATCACATCTTTATTGGTATTCCTCACTATCACCTCAAAGACGCTACAGAAGCGATTAAACCAGTTTTAGGTAAGTATTACCGAGTGTCTAATTTGCCAATCTGGAAGTCTTTCTTTACTTCTCAACAGGAATGTGTTTTTGTACCTGATTCAGGCACAGGAGTATATTACCAATCTGCTAAAGACTAG
- a CDS encoding RecQ family ATP-dependent DNA helicase has product MSELSREWSEIRQTFQRIWGYEDLRKSQREIVASLLRGQDSLAIMATGGGKSICFQLPAILNEGLTLVISPLLALMEDQVGDLRSRNLPAATLHSNLSQTERREVLRNLPNIRLLYTSPETLLSQPVWEKLCDRQLKITGLMLDEAHCLVQWGDSFRPSYRRLGAVRSTLMQHKPDHHSRISLAAFTATADLDATAELQSCLQMENPHLVRTSPYRPHLSLNVEIAWTSAGRKLRTLKFIRDRKGQSGLIYVRSRSDAEKLAAWLRDNSLVTEAYHAGLPPRERRHIEQQWLNNKYPFVICTSAFGLGINKPDTRWVLHFHPPLTLSEYIQEIGRAGRDDKPAEALMLVSEPTGLLDDSDRQRVNFFLLQQQNLQQQAQLLLPQLPRRGNFAEVTRGNPDAAIALGLLHRAGDLVWLTPFDYEIHNFSQKQKLKQTVGVQSAIRQMQDYIRVKSDRWAFLLNNFGFEEEAKLLLKSNN; this is encoded by the coding sequence ATGAGCGAACTATCTAGGGAATGGAGCGAAATTAGGCAAACCTTTCAAAGAATTTGGGGATATGAGGATTTACGAAAATCCCAACGCGAAATTGTAGCTAGTTTATTACGGGGTCAAGATAGTTTGGCAATTATGGCTACAGGTGGGGGAAAATCTATTTGTTTCCAGTTACCTGCGATTCTCAATGAAGGTTTAACTCTGGTAATTTCACCTTTGCTGGCTTTGATGGAAGATCAGGTGGGGGACTTACGATCGCGGAATTTACCCGCAGCCACATTGCATAGCAACCTATCACAGACAGAGCGTCGAGAAGTATTACGAAACCTTCCTAATATTCGTTTACTTTACACTTCGCCTGAAACATTGCTGAGTCAACCTGTTTGGGAAAAGCTATGCGATCGCCAATTAAAAATTACAGGATTAATGTTAGATGAGGCGCATTGTTTGGTGCAGTGGGGAGATTCATTTCGACCCAGTTATCGTCGTTTAGGAGCAGTGCGATCGACTCTAATGCAACATAAGCCTGATCATCATTCGCGTATATCTCTAGCGGCATTTACAGCCACTGCAGATCTCGATGCGACTGCGGAATTACAATCTTGCTTACAAATGGAAAATCCTCATCTTGTGAGAACAAGCCCCTATCGTCCTCATTTGAGTCTTAATGTGGAAATTGCATGGACATCCGCAGGACGGAAATTGCGAACTTTGAAATTTATTCGCGATCGCAAGGGGCAATCGGGCTTAATTTATGTCCGCAGTCGTAGCGATGCGGAGAAACTAGCAGCATGGTTGCGAGACAATTCCTTGGTAACTGAAGCCTATCATGCAGGCTTGCCTCCGCGAGAGAGACGACATATTGAGCAGCAATGGCTCAATAATAAATATCCTTTCGTAATTTGCACGTCCGCGTTTGGCTTAGGAATTAATAAACCAGACACCCGATGGGTCCTGCATTTTCATCCCCCCTTAACTCTGTCGGAGTATATCCAAGAAATCGGGCGTGCGGGGCGTGATGACAAACCTGCGGAAGCTTTGATGTTAGTGAGTGAGCCAACGGGACTCCTCGATGATAGTGATCGCCAGAGGGTCAATTTTTTCCTCCTGCAACAACAAAATCTACAGCAGCAAGCGCAATTGCTGCTGCCCCAATTACCTCGGCGCGGTAATTTTGCAGAAGTTACCCGAGGTAATCCTGATGCGGCGATTGCTCTGGGATTGTTGCACCGTGCAGGTGATTTAGTGTGGTTGACACCCTTTGATTACGAAATTCACAACTTTTCCCAGAAGCAAAAGCTAAAACAAACCGTTGGAGTGCAGAGTGCTATCAGGCAAATGCAAGACTACATTCGAGTAAAAAGCGATCGTTGGGCTTTTTTACTAAATAACTTTGGATTTGAGGAAGAAGCCAAGTTACTGCTAAAATCAAACAATTAA
- a CDS encoding NAD-dependent succinate-semialdehyde dehydrogenase, with protein MAIASINPVTGEVLKTFEPLTDEQLEHKLALADRTFATYKQTSFRDRAQWMYQAADILEAKKTEFGIIMTLEMGKTLKSAIAEIEKCVNLCRFYAEHAPIFLADTTAQTDASRTIIRYQPLGIILAVMPWNFPFWQVFRFAVPALMAGNVGLLKHASNVPQCALAIAETFRVAGIPEGAFQTLLIGADRVAGIVADPRVKAATLTGSEPAGQSLAAIAGHHLKKVVLELGGSDPFIVLKSADLELAVNTAVTARVMNNGQTCIAAKRFIIEESIADQFTSKFVDKFKALKVGDPMQSETDVGPLATPQILNELDAQVKISVDLGAKVLVGGYRLKGKGNFYAPTILDQIPLGAPPYQEEFFGPVASVFRVQNLEEAIALANSTSFGLGASFWSNDPQEIEQAITQIEAGAVFVNGMVKSDPRVPFGGIKRSGFGRELGIEGIREFVNIKTIWIK; from the coding sequence ATGGCGATCGCATCAATAAATCCTGTAACAGGAGAAGTGTTAAAGACCTTTGAGCCTTTGACGGATGAGCAACTTGAACATAAGCTAGCACTCGCTGATCGCACCTTTGCTACATATAAACAAACGAGTTTTCGCGATCGCGCCCAATGGATGTACCAAGCCGCCGATATTCTGGAAGCGAAGAAAACCGAATTCGGGATCATCATGACCCTTGAGATGGGGAAAACGCTCAAAAGTGCGATCGCTGAAATTGAGAAGTGCGTCAATCTTTGCCGTTTTTACGCCGAACATGCACCAATCTTTTTAGCTGATACCACTGCTCAAACTGATGCTAGTCGCACGATCATTCGCTATCAACCTCTGGGAATTATCCTCGCAGTCATGCCTTGGAACTTTCCTTTTTGGCAGGTGTTTCGCTTTGCTGTACCTGCACTCATGGCGGGAAATGTGGGGCTATTGAAACACGCCTCAAATGTGCCGCAATGTGCCTTAGCGATCGCGGAAACCTTTCGTGTCGCAGGTATACCTGAAGGTGCGTTTCAAACCCTATTAATTGGGGCGGATCGTGTGGCGGGAATAGTTGCTGATCCAAGGGTAAAAGCAGCCACCTTGACGGGAAGTGAACCTGCGGGACAAAGCTTAGCGGCGATCGCAGGGCATCATCTCAAAAAAGTAGTATTGGAACTTGGCGGTAGCGATCCATTTATTGTGCTTAAAAGTGCGGATTTGGAATTGGCAGTAAATACTGCGGTAACAGCGCGAGTCATGAACAATGGGCAGACCTGTATCGCAGCGAAGAGATTTATTATTGAAGAATCGATCGCAGATCAGTTCACCTCCAAATTTGTGGATAAATTTAAAGCTTTGAAGGTAGGCGATCCGATGCAGTCTGAGACTGATGTTGGTCCCCTTGCCACGCCGCAAATCTTAAATGAACTGGATGCACAGGTAAAAATATCAGTGGATTTAGGGGCTAAGGTTTTAGTTGGGGGCTACCGACTCAAGGGAAAAGGGAATTTTTATGCACCAACGATTCTTGATCAGATTCCCCTTGGTGCACCACCTTATCAAGAAGAGTTTTTTGGACCCGTGGCTTCAGTATTTCGGGTGCAGAATCTTGAAGAGGCGATCGCACTGGCGAATAGCACTAGTTTTGGTTTAGGAGCAAGCTTTTGGAGTAATGATCCACAGGAAATCGAACAGGCGATCACCCAAATCGAAGCAGGTGCAGTCTTTGTCAATGGGATGGTCAAATCCGATCCACGTGTACCTTTTGGAGGCATTAAGCGATCAGGGTTTGGGCGTGAATTGGGAATAGAAGGTATTCGCGAATTTGTGAATATCAAAACTATTTGGATTAAGTAA